Proteins from a genomic interval of Providencia stuartii:
- the fliG gene encoding flagellar motor switch protein FliG, with amino-acid sequence MILSGTEKSAVMLMTLGEDQAAEVFKHLNPKEVQQLSMAVSNMRQISNNELAEVLTEFEESAIQFAALNINTNDYLRSVLVKALGEERAASLLEDIFDKQESTSGIESLNYMEPQTVADIIRDEHPQIIATILVHLKRNLAADVLELFEERQRNDIMLRIATFGGVQPAALAELTEVLNNLLDGQNLKRSKMGGVRTAAEIINLMKNQQEESVINAMRDYDGELAQRIIDEMFLFENLIEVDNRSIQRILQEVSNDSLVIALKGSNQALRDHFLNNMAVRAAEIVRDDLESRSPVRMSQVENEQKAILMIVRRLAEKGEITIGGGDDVYV; translated from the coding sequence ATGATATTAAGTGGAACCGAAAAAAGTGCCGTGATGCTGATGACACTCGGCGAAGATCAGGCAGCTGAAGTTTTCAAGCATTTGAATCCTAAAGAAGTGCAGCAATTGAGTATGGCCGTCTCGAATATGCGCCAAATCTCTAACAATGAGTTGGCGGAGGTTTTAACAGAATTTGAGGAATCCGCCATTCAATTTGCCGCACTCAATATCAATACGAATGATTATTTACGTTCCGTGCTTGTGAAAGCACTGGGTGAAGAGCGTGCCGCTAGCTTACTTGAAGATATCTTTGATAAGCAGGAAAGCACTTCAGGTATTGAAAGCCTCAATTATATGGAACCGCAAACCGTTGCCGATATTATTCGTGACGAACATCCACAGATTATTGCTACGATTTTAGTCCATCTGAAGCGTAACCTGGCTGCGGATGTTTTAGAGCTATTCGAAGAGCGTCAACGCAACGATATTATGCTACGTATCGCAACCTTTGGTGGCGTTCAACCAGCAGCGTTAGCTGAATTGACCGAAGTGCTAAATAACCTGCTTGATGGACAAAACCTCAAACGCAGCAAAATGGGTGGCGTAAGAACTGCTGCTGAAATTATTAACTTGATGAAAAATCAGCAAGAAGAAAGCGTTATTAATGCGATGCGTGATTACGATGGCGAACTGGCACAACGCATTATTGATGAAATGTTCCTATTCGAAAATCTTATCGAAGTCGACAATCGCAGCATTCAGCGCATTCTACAAGAAGTTTCCAACGACTCGTTGGTTATCGCGCTCAAAGGCAGCAATCAAGCTCTACGAGACCATTTCCTCAACAATATGGCTGTTCGTGCTGCTGAAATTGTTCGTGACGATTTGGAGTCCCGTTCACCAGTACGCATGTCTCAAGTCGAAAACGAGCAGAAAGCGATTCTTATGATCGTTCGCCGCCTAGCAGAGAAAGGCGAAATCACCATTGGTGGTGGAGATGATGTCTATGTCTAA